Proteins encoded together in one Deinococcus irradiatisoli window:
- a CDS encoding aminotransferase class I/II-fold pyridoxal phosphate-dependent enzyme, giving the protein MSSAAQPPATAPQWRSKRAANVPASVFALMDAAKMRAQASGHTLIDLSIGSSDLYPPEAALEALRQATADPRTYRYPLFSDTAPLRQAAAAYLERRYGLKLDPDSEIVPLIGAQEGLAHLLLAVTDPGDTLLMPDPCYPPYYGAAAVAGLKVHSLPLVAANHFLPDLDGVPDTVQARALLLNYPNNPTSATVPEGFFAEVRAWCRERDTLLIHDHPYAELTYGGYRAPSALEGGTSGVVELHSLSKTHHMGGFRVGFAAGDPQALSALMKIKSAVDFHPYLGIQAAAAAALNTPPSGLEVFQARRDALIGALRDLGWAAELPQASMYVWAQPPGLRDSVAYAVRAAETTGVALAPGRAFGLEGEGYVRFALVQPPEVLREAARRLGGVALP; this is encoded by the coding sequence ATGAGTTCAGCTGCTCAGCCGCCAGCCACCGCGCCGCAGTGGCGTTCGAAACGGGCCGCCAACGTTCCCGCCAGCGTCTTCGCCTTAATGGACGCCGCCAAGATGCGCGCCCAGGCCTCGGGCCACACCCTGATCGACCTCAGCATCGGTTCCTCGGATCTGTACCCGCCGGAAGCGGCGCTCGAAGCGCTGCGGCAGGCCACCGCCGACCCACGGACCTACCGCTACCCGCTGTTTTCCGACACCGCGCCGCTGCGACAGGCGGCGGCGGCCTACCTGGAGCGGCGCTACGGCCTGAAGCTCGACCCTGACAGCGAAATCGTGCCGCTGATCGGCGCCCAGGAGGGCCTGGCCCACCTGCTGCTGGCCGTCACCGATCCCGGCGACACGCTGCTGATGCCCGATCCCTGCTATCCGCCGTATTACGGCGCGGCGGCGGTGGCGGGCCTGAAGGTCCATTCGCTGCCACTGGTCGCCGCGAACCACTTCCTGCCAGACCTGGATGGGGTGCCGGACACTGTGCAGGCCCGCGCCCTGCTGCTCAACTACCCCAACAACCCCACCTCGGCCACCGTACCGGAGGGCTTTTTCGCGGAAGTGCGGGCCTGGTGCCGGGAGCGCGACACGCTGCTGATCCACGACCACCCCTATGCCGAGCTCACCTACGGCGGCTATCGGGCGCCCAGCGCGCTCGAGGGTGGCACCTCCGGGGTGGTGGAGCTGCACAGCCTATCGAAAACGCACCACATGGGCGGTTTCCGGGTGGGCTTCGCGGCGGGCGATCCGCAGGCGCTCTCGGCCCTGATGAAGATCAAGAGCGCGGTGGATTTTCATCCCTACCTGGGCATTCAGGCGGCGGCGGCGGCGGCCCTCAACACGCCGCCCAGCGGTCTGGAAGTCTTTCAAGCGCGCCGCGACGCACTGATCGGCGCCCTGCGCGACCTGGGCTGGGCCGCCGAGCTGCCGCAGGCCAGCATGTACGTCTGGGCGCAGCCGCCGGGTCTGCGTGACAGCGTGGCCTACGCCGTGCGCGCCGCCGAGACCACCGGGGTGGCGCTGGCACCGGGGCGGGCCTTCGGTCTGGAAGGCGAGGGGTACGTGCGCTTTGCCCTGGTGCAGCCGCCGGAGGTGCTGCGCGAAGCGGCCCGGCGGCTGGGCGGTGTGGCGCTGCCTTGA
- a CDS encoding amino acid ABC transporter permease — MDTLTTILQSAWAALPALLLGTRLTIGFALAAMLLGLPLGLIVAMLRLYAPGWLARLAALYVSFIRGTPLLVQIFVVYYGLPSLGITLSPLVGGVLALTLNAAAYLSETMRAAILSIGRGQREAAYSLGLNRRQAMQLIVLPQAARVALPSLGNSLIGLVKDTSLVSVITVVELLRSAQLVIARTFEPFGPYLAAALIYWALSSLLEVVQRRLEVRLSRGAS; from the coding sequence ATGGATACCCTGACGACCATCCTGCAGAGTGCCTGGGCGGCCCTGCCCGCCTTGCTGCTCGGCACCCGGCTCACCATCGGCTTTGCGCTGGCGGCCATGCTGCTGGGCCTGCCGCTGGGCCTGATCGTGGCGATGCTGCGGCTCTACGCGCCGGGCTGGCTGGCCCGTCTGGCGGCGCTCTACGTCTCGTTCATTCGCGGCACGCCGCTGCTGGTGCAGATTTTCGTGGTGTATTACGGGCTGCCCAGCCTGGGCATCACGCTCAGTCCCCTGGTCGGCGGGGTGCTGGCCCTGACCCTCAACGCCGCCGCCTACCTCTCCGAAACGATGCGCGCCGCCATTCTGAGCATCGGGCGCGGTCAGCGCGAGGCCGCCTACAGCCTGGGCCTGAACCGCCGGCAGGCCATGCAGCTGATCGTCCTGCCGCAGGCGGCGCGGGTGGCCCTGCCCAGCCTGGGCAACAGCCTCATCGGGCTGGTCAAGGACACCTCGCTGGTGTCGGTGATCACGGTGGTGGAGCTTTTGCGCAGCGCCCAGCTGGTGATCGCCCGCACCTTCGAGCCGTTCGGTCCGTATCTGGCCGCCGCGCTGATCTACTGGGCCCTGAGCAGCCTGCTCGAAGTGGTGCAGCGCCGGCTGGAGGTGCGGCTCTCGCGGGGAGCGTCGTGA
- a CDS encoding flavin reductase family protein codes for MTDERLSFDFSTLPPAERYKLVTGVVVPRPIAWVSTLDAGGGVNLAPYSFFGLMGSDPAVVAFAPGDRPEGGPKDTARNIAAGGEFVVNLVGRSQARDMNLSAVDFPVGHAEPEHLGIELAPSQKVQVPRVKRSPASLECREIQTLLIGRTRIILGEVLALSIGAQHLLDAEKHYVDTASLDLIGRMGGRGGYATTRDAFEIPRLTYRQWLERAQEG; via the coding sequence ATGACCGATGAGCGCCTGAGCTTCGATTTCTCCACGCTGCCTCCCGCCGAGCGCTACAAGCTCGTCACCGGGGTGGTGGTGCCGCGCCCGATCGCCTGGGTCAGCACCCTGGACGCTGGAGGCGGCGTGAACCTGGCGCCGTACAGCTTTTTCGGACTGATGGGTTCGGACCCAGCGGTGGTGGCCTTCGCGCCGGGCGACCGGCCCGAGGGTGGCCCCAAGGACACCGCCCGCAATATCGCCGCCGGCGGCGAGTTCGTGGTCAATCTGGTGGGCCGTTCGCAGGCGCGGGACATGAACCTGAGCGCCGTGGATTTTCCGGTGGGTCACGCCGAACCCGAACATCTGGGCATTGAACTGGCCCCCTCGCAGAAGGTGCAGGTTCCACGGGTCAAGCGCAGCCCGGCCAGCCTGGAGTGCCGCGAAATTCAGACCCTCCTGATCGGCCGCACCCGCATCATCCTGGGTGAGGTGTTGGCCCTCAGCATCGGCGCTCAGCACTTGCTGGACGCCGAAAAGCACTACGTCGATACCGCCTCGCTGGACCTGATCGGGCGCATGGGCGGGCGCGGCGGCTACGCGACCACCCGAGACGCCTTTGAGATTCCGCGCCTGACTTACCGGCAATGGCTGGAACGGGCGCAGGAAGGGTAA
- a CDS encoding carbonic anhydrase yields MSDMNPREVERRLLDAIRRGASMEDIADLKPADVRSTEEAIQALRDGNARFFSGQSSRPELGANERRAQIMGQTPFAAILACSDSRVPVELVFDQGFGDLFVVRVAGNVVGEIGLATLEYAILHLDIHLVVVMGHEGCGAVRAAMLPEEEILAEPPALQSLIRCIQPSLVGLPPIRDKKARMREAVINNVRHQVAALRGQAVIAQAEQRGQIQVIGGFYEIGSGAVDLLVEEDELRV; encoded by the coding sequence ATGAGTGACATGAATCCCCGCGAAGTCGAGCGCCGCCTGCTCGACGCCATCCGGCGCGGCGCCAGCATGGAAGACATCGCCGATCTCAAACCCGCCGACGTGCGCTCCACCGAGGAAGCCATTCAGGCGCTGCGCGACGGCAACGCCCGCTTCTTTTCCGGACAGTCGTCGCGCCCCGAACTCGGCGCCAACGAACGCCGCGCCCAGATCATGGGCCAGACACCCTTCGCCGCCATCCTGGCCTGCTCCGACAGCCGGGTGCCGGTGGAACTGGTCTTCGATCAGGGCTTCGGCGACCTGTTCGTGGTGCGGGTGGCCGGCAACGTCGTCGGTGAAATCGGCCTCGCCACCCTAGAGTACGCCATCCTGCATCTCGACATTCATCTGGTGGTGGTGATGGGCCACGAGGGCTGCGGGGCCGTGCGGGCGGCAATGCTGCCGGAAGAGGAGATTCTCGCCGAGCCGCCGGCCCTGCAGTCGCTGATCCGCTGCATTCAGCCGAGCCTGGTCGGCCTGCCGCCGATCCGCGACAAGAAAGCCCGCATGCGCGAGGCCGTGATCAACAACGTCCGCCATCAGGTGGCGGCGCTGCGCGGGCAGGCCGTGATCGCCCAGGCCGAGCAGCGCGGCCAGATTCAGGTGATCGGCGGCTTTTACGAGATCGGCTCCGGCGCGGTGGACCTGCTGGTCGAGGAAGACGAACTGCGGGTCTGA
- the ypfJ gene encoding KPN_02809 family neutral zinc metallopeptidase, which produces MDWNNLPGSGKIEDRRGAGGIPGGGVAVGGVGAVIIALIAMFFGIDPSSILGGGDTSPQTSAPSQSQPQTTGTPTDTPGQFVEEILGSTNDVWSKVFQAAGKQYDEPTLVLYSGATRGGCGTADSAVGPFYCPLDSKVYLDTSFFDQMKQELGGGGDFAYAYVIAHEVGHHVQNELGIADQAERAQRSARSEAAANQVSVRLELQADCFAGVWGNRSSQYTKITQTDIQQALRTASAIGDDNLQKQGRGYAVPDSFTHGTASQRTKWFTTGLKTGDPNQCDTFKGAYNSL; this is translated from the coding sequence ATGGACTGGAACAATTTGCCGGGCAGCGGGAAAATCGAGGACCGGCGCGGCGCCGGCGGCATTCCGGGCGGCGGGGTGGCGGTGGGCGGCGTGGGCGCGGTGATCATCGCCCTGATCGCCATGTTCTTCGGTATCGATCCCAGCAGCATCCTGGGCGGCGGGGACACGTCGCCGCAGACCTCGGCGCCCAGCCAGAGCCAGCCGCAGACCACCGGCACCCCCACTGACACCCCCGGCCAGTTCGTCGAGGAGATTCTGGGCAGCACCAACGATGTCTGGAGCAAGGTGTTCCAGGCCGCCGGCAAGCAGTACGACGAGCCGACGCTGGTGCTCTACTCCGGCGCCACGCGCGGCGGCTGCGGCACGGCCGACAGCGCGGTGGGGCCGTTCTACTGCCCGCTCGACAGCAAGGTATACCTCGACACCAGTTTCTTCGATCAGATGAAGCAGGAGCTCGGCGGCGGCGGCGACTTCGCCTACGCCTACGTGATCGCCCACGAGGTCGGCCACCACGTTCAGAACGAACTCGGTATCGCCGATCAGGCCGAGCGCGCCCAGCGCAGCGCCCGCAGCGAGGCCGCGGCCAACCAGGTCAGCGTGCGCCTCGAACTGCAGGCCGACTGCTTCGCCGGGGTGTGGGGCAACCGCAGCTCGCAGTACACCAAGATCACCCAGACCGACATTCAGCAGGCCCTGCGCACCGCCAGCGCCATCGGCGACGACAACCTGCAAAAACAGGGCCGGGGCTACGCCGTGCCGGATTCGTTTACCCACGGCACCGCCAGCCAGCGCACCAAGTGGTTCACCACCGGCCTCAAGACCGGCGACCCCAACCAGTGCGACACCTTCAAGGGCGCCTACAACTCGCTGTAA
- a CDS encoding M48 family metallopeptidase, whose amino-acid sequence MTRALLSTFPDLLVGGLPVRLRRSQRRTISLKVTPEGLTVYAPRRTAVGQLRQLVETKRGWAEGHLQTYRQRDQGPWVLAGDMALPYLGTPLTLKVVPGLKKTLRQGDELHLPEGPLAAHAERWYRAQAPGVFQPLVEQYAAQLGRGRPLKAVRVTNASRRWGSCSADGVVRLHWRLLLAPPDVLAYVAAHEAAHLAELNHSPRYWAEVERLFPDHPAARQWLKAHGAALMRSWA is encoded by the coding sequence GTGACCCGAGCGCTCCTCTCCACCTTTCCCGATCTGCTGGTTGGCGGTCTGCCGGTCCGCCTGAGGCGCAGCCAGCGGCGCACCATCAGCCTGAAAGTCACGCCGGAGGGCCTGACCGTCTACGCACCGCGCCGAACCGCCGTGGGTCAGTTGCGGCAACTGGTGGAAACCAAACGCGGCTGGGCCGAGGGGCATCTCCAGACCTACCGGCAGCGCGATCAGGGGCCGTGGGTGCTGGCTGGGGACATGGCCCTGCCGTACCTGGGCACCCCGTTGACGCTGAAGGTGGTGCCAGGCCTGAAGAAAACGCTGCGCCAGGGCGACGAACTGCACTTGCCTGAAGGCCCACTCGCCGCCCACGCCGAACGCTGGTACCGTGCCCAGGCGCCCGGCGTGTTCCAGCCGCTGGTCGAGCAGTACGCGGCGCAGCTCGGGCGCGGCCGCCCCCTCAAGGCCGTGCGCGTCACCAACGCCAGCCGGCGCTGGGGCAGTTGCAGTGCCGACGGCGTGGTGCGGCTGCACTGGCGCCTGCTGCTGGCACCGCCGGACGTGCTGGCGTACGTGGCCGCCCACGAAGCGGCGCACCTGGCTGAACTCAACCACTCGCCGCGCTACTGGGCCGAGGTCGAGCGTCTCTTCCCCGACCACCCGGCCGCCCGGCAGTGGCTCAAGGCCCACGGCGCGGC
- a CDS encoding arsinothricin resistance N-acetyltransferase ArsN1 family A, producing MFTIRPAAAADLPALARIYNEGILGRDATFETRLREPEELRGWLSGPGPCLVLEAGGIAQGFARGGEYSPRACYAGILDHSVYVTASARGRGYGAELLWALQGAAREAGFHKLTSRVFARNAASRAVHRRAGFREVGTHLCHAQLGGEWLDVVTVEVCL from the coding sequence GTGTTCACCATCCGCCCGGCCGCCGCCGCCGACCTGCCGGCCCTGGCCCGCATCTACAACGAAGGCATCCTGGGCCGCGACGCCACCTTCGAAACGCGCCTGCGCGAACCCGAGGAGCTGCGCGGCTGGCTCTCGGGCCCCGGCCCCTGCCTGGTGCTGGAAGCTGGCGGCATCGCGCAGGGCTTCGCCCGGGGCGGCGAGTACAGCCCCCGGGCCTGCTACGCGGGCATCCTCGACCACAGCGTGTATGTCACGGCTTCGGCGCGGGGCCGGGGGTACGGCGCCGAGTTGCTGTGGGCCTTGCAGGGAGCGGCACGCGAAGCCGGTTTTCATAAGCTGACCAGCCGGGTGTTCGCCCGCAACGCCGCCAGCCGCGCCGTTCACCGTCGGGCCGGGTTCCGGGAAGTCGGCACGCATCTGTGCCATGCCCAGCTCGGCGGCGAGTGGCTCGACGTGGTGACGGTGGAGGTGTGCCTGTGA
- a CDS encoding HesB/IscA family protein codes for MTQTLDPTTARPIGISEAGAQRALSVIGSSGKENAGVRLFIKSGGCSGYQYGMAIDDRELEGDTVLFDRGVKLIVDRMSLPLVQGAEIDYIENMMGGGFTVNNPNATSACGCGHSFRTDGAEAQAGEGSSGCGSH; via the coding sequence ATGACGCAGACCTTAGACCCAACCACCGCCCGGCCCATCGGCATCAGCGAAGCGGGCGCCCAGCGGGCCTTGTCGGTGATCGGCAGCAGCGGCAAGGAAAATGCGGGCGTGCGGCTGTTCATCAAGAGCGGCGGGTGCAGCGGCTATCAGTACGGCATGGCCATCGACGACCGCGAACTCGAAGGCGACACGGTGCTGTTCGACCGGGGCGTGAAACTCATCGTCGACCGCATGAGCCTGCCGCTGGTGCAGGGCGCCGAGATCGATTACATCGAGAACATGATGGGCGGCGGCTTCACCGTCAACAACCCCAACGCCACCTCCGCCTGCGGCTGCGGCCACTCGTTTCGTACCGACGGCGCCGAGGCCCAGGCCGGCGAAGGCTCCAGCGGCTGCGGCAGCCACTGA
- a CDS encoding transporter substrate-binding domain-containing protein → MRKLIVLAAGVLLSTLTAQAAPSTINKGTLTIGMEGTYPPFTYKDAQGNLTGFDVDIAKAVAAKLNLKPQFVLTEWSGILAGLQASKYDVIVNQVGITAERQKSIAFSAPYAYSSPQIIVRKTGAANYKTLADLKGKRVGVGLGSNFEQQLRDAGGINVVTYPGAPEYLADLAAGRLDAAFNDRLLVGYLIKSQNLPIKGAGIIGQPEAVGIAIKKTNPELKAAIDKALLQIKADGTYAKISRQWFGQDVSKP, encoded by the coding sequence ATGCGTAAACTGATTGTTCTCGCGGCCGGAGTGCTGCTATCCACCCTCACGGCCCAGGCCGCCCCCAGCACCATCAACAAGGGCACCCTCACCATCGGGATGGAAGGCACCTACCCACCGTTTACCTACAAAGATGCCCAGGGCAACCTGACCGGCTTTGACGTGGACATCGCCAAGGCGGTGGCGGCCAAGCTGAACCTCAAGCCCCAGTTCGTGCTGACCGAGTGGAGCGGCATTCTGGCGGGCCTGCAGGCGAGCAAGTACGACGTGATCGTCAACCAGGTGGGCATCACCGCCGAGCGGCAAAAGAGCATCGCCTTCAGCGCGCCCTACGCCTACAGCAGCCCGCAGATCATCGTGCGGAAAACCGGCGCCGCCAACTACAAGACGCTCGCCGACCTCAAGGGTAAGCGCGTCGGCGTGGGCCTGGGCAGCAACTTCGAGCAGCAACTGCGTGACGCCGGCGGCATCAACGTGGTGACCTACCCCGGCGCCCCCGAGTACCTCGCCGACCTGGCCGCCGGACGCCTCGACGCCGCCTTCAACGACCGCCTTCTGGTGGGCTACCTGATCAAGTCGCAGAACCTGCCGATCAAGGGGGCCGGCATCATCGGTCAGCCGGAAGCGGTGGGCATCGCCATCAAGAAGACCAACCCCGAGCTCAAGGCCGCCATCGACAAAGCGCTGCTGCAGATCAAGGCCGACGGCACCTACGCCAAGATCAGCCGTCAGTGGTTCGGCCAGGACGTCAGCAAGCCCTGA